The following are encoded together in the Pedobacter steynii genome:
- a CDS encoding VOC family protein gives MAELSPYLSFADNCEEVFNFYKSVFGGEFLTLMRFGEHQTECPYPADESHKIMHVALPIGKHTILMGSDMPGNMEPPMNGTNFSITITPESKEEAQRIFDGLSAGGTVTMPLSKTFWAESFGMFIDKFGVSWMVNF, from the coding sequence ATGGCTGAATTAAGTCCTTATTTATCCTTCGCAGACAATTGCGAAGAAGTATTTAACTTTTATAAATCGGTTTTTGGAGGAGAATTCCTTACCCTCATGAGATTTGGCGAGCACCAGACCGAGTGCCCGTATCCGGCGGATGAAAGTCATAAAATAATGCACGTTGCCCTGCCTATCGGAAAACATACTATTTTGATGGGAAGTGATATGCCTGGCAACATGGAGCCGCCTATGAACGGGACTAATTTTTCTATTACCATCACACCGGAAAGTAAAGAAGAAGCCCAGCGTATATTTGACGGACTTTCTGCCGGAGGTACGGTAACCATGCCCTTAAGCAAAACATTCTGGGCAGAAAGTTTTGGAATGTTCATCGATAAATTCGGTGTCAGCTGGATGGTGAATTTTTGA
- a CDS encoding VOC family protein, which produces MKKVTGLGGVFFKCDNPKSMNEWYTKNLGLATSDYGATFEWRQADNPSQKGTTAWCTFPQDTKYFNPSDKQFMINYRVENIVALVDELKKDHVTVIDEIQDSEYGKFVHVLDPEGNIIELWEPNDEVEG; this is translated from the coding sequence ATGAAAAAAGTAACAGGCCTTGGCGGTGTATTTTTTAAATGTGATAATCCGAAGAGTATGAATGAGTGGTATACCAAAAACCTTGGATTGGCTACCAGTGATTACGGAGCAACGTTTGAGTGGCGTCAGGCGGATAATCCTTCGCAAAAAGGAACAACAGCATGGTGCACGTTTCCTCAGGATACCAAATATTTCAATCCCTCAGATAAACAATTCATGATTAATTACCGGGTAGAAAATATCGTTGCGCTGGTAGATGAATTAAAAAAGGATCATGTGACCGTTATTGATGAGATCCAGGACTCTGAATATGGTAAATTCGTCCATGTGCTCGATCCCGAAGGAAACATTATTGAGCTTTGGGAACCAAACGATGAGGTGGAGGGGTAG
- a CDS encoding PLDc N-terminal domain-containing protein: protein MNAWSLLFIALLLAYVIYGIVKTMRNKNLSPLHKLVWIIVIVSIPLLGTSAYLRSSFTPRRF from the coding sequence ATGAACGCCTGGTCACTTTTATTCATCGCTCTTTTATTAGCCTATGTGATCTATGGGATCGTTAAAACCATGCGTAATAAAAACCTCAGCCCTTTGCATAAACTTGTCTGGATAATTGTCATTGTTTCTATACCTCTTCTTGGCACTTCGGCTTATTTAAGATCCTCTTTTACACCAAGACGATTTTAG